The Tolypothrix sp. PCC 7712 region GCCGAACACCTATTTGGTGCTGGGGGAAAGCGCATTAGACCAGCTATAGTTCTGCTGATTGCGCGAGCGACCATGCTAGAACAAGACATTACATCCCGTCACCGACGTTTAGCTGAGATTACAGAAATGATCCACACAGCAAGCTTGGTGCACGATGATGTAGTGGATGAATCTCAAATGCGACGCGGTGTCTCGACTGTTCATAGTTTGTTCGGTAACCGCATAGCCGTATTAGCAGGAGACTTTCTCTTTGCCCAATCCTCCTGGTATTTAGCCAACTTGGACAATTTAGAAGTCGTGAAACTGCTTTCTGAAGTGATTATGGATTTGGCCGCTGGAGAAATCCAGCAGGGACTAAATCGCTTTGATACTAATATCTCGATAGAGACTTACTTAAACAAGAGCTATTACAAAACTGCTTCATTAATTGCCAACAGCTCAAAAGCAGCTGGCTTACTCAGTGATGTATCCCCAGAAACCGCCGAACATTTGTATAACTACGGTCGCCATCTGGGTCTAGCTTTCCAGATTGTGGATGATATTTTCGATTTCACGAGTTCAGTAGAGACTTTGGGTAAACCAGTGGGTTCTGATCTCAAGAGTGGAAATCTCACTGCACCAGTGTTATTCGCTCTAGCGGAAAAACCTTATTTAGAAGTATTGATTGAGAGAGAGTTTGCTCAAGAAGGAGATTTAGAGCAAGCGCTGAGACTGATTCAAGAAAGCCAAGGAATACAGCAGGCGCGAGAATTAGCAGATCACCATGCAAAACTCGCCACTGAACATATTGCTGTTCTACCACCCTCAGAATCGCGTCAAGCCTTAATTAACATGGCTAACTATGTACTGAGTAGGCTGTATTAAGGATTAGGGGCTAGAAACTGGGTAGTATATGAAAATACCCAATGCCCCATTCCCTTCAAGCAATATCAGGTGGTACTTGTCTTGGCGATCGCTTTTTTTGCAGTTGTTGCTGAATCCGGTTTTGTAAATCAGAACGCTGCACCTCAACAGCGTTTGTACTCATGCCAGAAGTTTCAAAAAATACTATACTATCTACGGTTTCTAGTGCCACCAGTTGGAACAAAATGTGAGTTACAGGAATTTCTGTAGCTATTACTTGCTCCTCAACCCCCGCAGATGAGGCCAGTGAGGCATCTTTTAAGGTAGGAAATGCGTAAATAACATGTTTTT contains the following coding sequences:
- the sds gene encoding solanesyl diphosphate synthase: MTPATSLFTPVEADLRILADNLKQLVGNRHPILYAAAEHLFGAGGKRIRPAIVLLIARATMLEQDITSRHRRLAEITEMIHTASLVHDDVVDESQMRRGVSTVHSLFGNRIAVLAGDFLFAQSSWYLANLDNLEVVKLLSEVIMDLAAGEIQQGLNRFDTNISIETYLNKSYYKTASLIANSSKAAGLLSDVSPETAEHLYNYGRHLGLAFQIVDDIFDFTSSVETLGKPVGSDLKSGNLTAPVLFALAEKPYLEVLIEREFAQEGDLEQALRLIQESQGIQQARELADHHAKLATEHIAVLPPSESRQALINMANYVLSRLY